A region of the Paenibacillus sp. J23TS9 genome:
GTTCGAATTCGCGTATCTTTAGTTCATTAAATGACTTATATATTCCAATTCAAAGTATTCTAGTTAGGGATAAATATATTGTTCAAGAAGGAATTGAACTGTTGAAACACAATAATCGTCCATTCGATATTAGAGTTATGGTACAAAAAAATAGAAAAGGAACATTAGATGTTACGGGGATTATTGGAAGACAAGCGAAGCGTAATAAAGTAGTAACAAATTTTCATTCTGGAGGAACTCCCTTACCTATAGATACCTTACTCAAATCACATCTGAGTGGCGAATCAAGGAGAACGTTTATTCAAAAAATTGAGAAATTAGGGAAAGACGCAAGCACTGTCCTTGGTGGAAATTATAGAAGCAAACGGGCATTTGGAGTTGATATAGCAATTGATAATAAAATGAATCTCTGGGTCTTGGAGATTAATACCCGGCCTGACATGACCATCTTTAACACGTTGAAGAACAAAACGATGTACAACAGGATTCTAAGGTACTCAAAAAATAAGGGATGACTTGTTTTTTTATTCATCACGTATGCTGCATCATATCTTATCGGCAATCGGAACAGGTTCTTGTCTTGCGATAAGAACTTGTTCCGCTATAACAAAAAGCCTTCGTCTGGTTTTGACAAGAACATATATCGTTCTAACAAAAAACTCTTTATTTCACGTCCTTATTCCTTATCAAAATAAACGGTTTTTCCTGTATCTGCGGATATATACACCGCTTCTAATATTTGTGAAACAATCATAGCTTCCCTCGGTTTAACCAAGGGTTCGGTATCGTTCACGATACTGTGAATCCATTGTTTGGCCTCATACTCGAAATCTGTCATTTCTTCTCCCCTGAATAGCTCTCTTGCGTTCGGATTCACATCGATATGATTCAGGAACAAGCTCCCGTTCCTTTCGCCATTGATCCGTAGTTCATTTTTTATAAAATCCGCTCCTCCCTTCGTTCCGCAAAGCAGGTTGCCGCCACCTTCCGCAATGTTTAGGGCCCAACTGGTTTCAATGATGACTGTAGCTCCATTTTTAAATTTCACATACCCGAACGCCGAATCTTCGACCTCGAATTCGTTAGGATCCCAGGCTCCCCATTCATTCGCGGCATTTTCAGTATACTTCAGTTTATGGAAAACACTGCCGACGACACTCTCCGGCTCATAGTTATCCATCAACCATAAGATCAGATCAAGGGAGTGGGTTCCAATATCGATCATAGGACCGCCCCCCTGCTTTTCTTTATCAAGAAACACGCCCCACGTAGGTACGCCTCTTCTTCGGGTAGCGACAGCTTTTGCTAAATAGATATCTCCAAGTTCCCCATCAGCGATCATCTTTTTTAACAGTTGGCTTTTAGCGTTGGAACGATTCTGGTATCCGACGGTTAGCTTCTTGCCTGTTCGCAAGTGGGCTTCATACATCGCTTTAGCCTCCACACCTGTGACCGCCATTGGTTTTTCGCACATGACATGTTTGCCGCTTTCGAGAGCATCAATTGAAATCGTCGCATGAGAGCTGTTCGGTGTAAGCACATGTACGACTTCAATATCTTCTATCGCAAGCAGATCCTTGTAATTTGTAAACACCTTTGCGCTTGGTGTGCCGTATTTTTGTGCCGCTTCCTCGGCTCTTTCCGGCTTCAAATCGCAGAAGGCCACCATCTGTACATTGTCTAACTTGGACAAACACGGCATATGTTTGCCGCCCGCAATCATTCCGCAGCCGATGATCCCTACCTTTACGGTTCTCATTGAATTCCCTCCCCCGCGTTATTTGAACTCTACCGTTCGATTCTCCTTATGAGCGACGTATGCCCCTTCCAATAGCTCCGTCAATTTCTTCCCGTCTTCCAGTCCGAAGGGCATCGGATTGCCATGAATCAATGCGTCTGCCCATTGGATGATCGGAAGTGGCTGCTCTTGAGGGAGTTGATTGGGTGAAACCCATCCGGAAAAAGGTAAATCGAGCTTCTTCGAAATGACTCTGACTGTATCATCTGAGATGATCAAGGTGCCCTCCGTACCGTAAATCTCAAGAGCAGAAGGAGTATTGTACGTAACCAGGCTTGTTTCGACCAGTGCGACCGCATTGTTTACGAACTCAATAGAGCACTGCGCATTATCTTCTACTGCTCGATTGGTGAAATAATGAAACATGGATGTGATTCTTTTCGGCTTACCAAGCAGCCAACTGGCGATGTACATCGGATGACAACCCAAGTCCATCATGGCTCCGCCCCCTGTTTGCTTCTCATCATACCAGTAATCCGGGAGCCAATTATTCAAAGCACCATCGTGGCCATTACGAATGCGCAAAAGCGTAATGGCCCCTAATACATGGTCATCGATCAGCTGCTTCGCGAACAATTGGTGCGGCCTTGTGCGAGCGGGAAATGAAATGCAGAACTTGACGCCTGCTTTGCGTACTGCTGCAGAAATAAGGTCGCATTCTTGGACAGTAAGCGCCATGGCTTTCTCGGTAAAAATGTGTTTACCGGCCTCAGCGGCGGCTACCATGATGTCTGCATGCATACTTGTAGGAGCGTCAACCACGACTCCATCGATGTCCTCCCGTTGCAGCAGAGTGTCCAAATCCGCTTCAAAATCCGTTCCCAATTGGGCAGCCCACTCGCTTCCGCGTTCAGGCTGTTCGTCCCAGACGGCCGTGAGCTTAACGTTTCCATGATTTTGCAGCCTTCTTGCGTAATCTGCGGCATGCACATGCCACTTACTTAACATCGCAACGTTCAACATGCGTTTCCCCCCTGTAATCGTTTAATCAGATCATATGAATTTGAGTGCTGTTAAAAGAGATTTGGGATGGCAATGACGCCACCCCAACATGGACCTTCTTTAGAAACCTATATCATTTCTTTCTGCGGCTTTTTGAGCCACGAACGCCGCCATTTCATCCACGCCGGCAGCTTTGAATTTTTCTTGAACACTATGAAGCATTTTTAGAGCTTCTTCATCTGATGCCGCAAAAAACGCTTTCTTAAATTCCTCATCGAAATTCAAACTGCTGGTTTTACTTATAAAATCCTGATATTTGGGCCACTCTCTGGCAAGGTAGCTGGCGCTTACTTTGTCGATGATTTTGATAGGCATTTTAGCCGAGAAACTCTCCTCCAACTTTTGCCACTTCGTTTTTTGATCTTCAGGCGTAGGCCAAGTGACATCAGAGGAGAATGCACCGATGAACCTTCCTGGAAGATAGTTGAGCCCTGCGTCTCTTTTCAGATCCGGATTGTCATCGAATTGTTTTTTTACATCAGGAATCCATTGAGGTACCCCGTTTTCCATGGTATAGTGCGTTCCTTCGATTCCGAAATTCGCAAGCAATCGGCCTTCTTCGCTGTTGACATAATCAATATACCGCAATGCCGCATCGGGATCTTTGATGTTAGCGCTTAAGAAAAGGACAGGGAAACCGGAACGGCCGGGTTTTTCAACCTGAGTCCGAATGTCTCCGTTCTTATTCTTCATTGGTCCGAGTAGTTCATATTGCATTTCCGGATTTGTCTTATAAAGCGTTTTTTGTAAATCAGCTAACATCGGTTGGGCTCCGAATATGGCAAGCTTGCCCGTCGTGAGCTTTTCATTCGCTGTCGTACTCGTATTGTTGAAGGCTTCGAGATCAAACAAACCTTCCTTTATTAACTTTCTCATGTATAACAACCTAGCTTCATAATCCTTGGACTGCGTCCAGTGGATCAGTTTTCCATCCACTTCACGGAAGTCCGAAATCGAGTAATCCGTCCACCCGGCAAGGAATTGGCCGTAATCCCATCCGTTCCACATGGTTCCGGCCGGGATGACCGGCTTCCCTCCAATATCCTTGAAACCGCCATCTCTGATCTTGACCAATAGATCATATAGTTTGTCTTGTGTATCAATATCCTCCGGCTTAACATTTAAAGCTTTCAGGATATCTCCCCTGGCAAACAGGCCGTAATTCCAATTATGAATGCTCTCGGGGGTTCCGTCGGGGGTCTCCGTAGGAATGAGATACGTCTTGCCTTTAAAGTCGGGACTATTGAGATCGAACTCGGCAAAGTCCTTCGCGATTCCAGTGGTCACAAGTCTTTTAATATTCGGGTATTTATCGAGATAAGGGGTTAAATCCAGAAGCTGTCCTTCCGCGGCCGCCTTCTTGATTACTTGTCCTTCTC
Encoded here:
- a CDS encoding ABC transporter substrate-binding protein, encoding MTLIALLLLVTMTACSGTGKEEETGKVDTGTAKESGTNEIKPATLTFLSAWNGGGAGFPQDQKNNPVAQKIREKTGVTLNLESITTSEVEKLNTIFASGTVPDIVNAPFWSTTGGEGQVIKKAAAEGQLLDLTPYLDKYPNIKRLVTTGIAKDFAEFDLNSPDFKGKTYLIPTETPDGTPESIHNWNYGLFARGDILKALNVKPEDIDTQDKLYDLLVKIRDGGFKDIGGKPVIPAGTMWNGWDYGQFLAGWTDYSISDFREVDGKLIHWTQSKDYEARLLYMRKLIKEGLFDLEAFNNTSTTANEKLTTGKLAIFGAQPMLADLQKTLYKTNPEMQYELLGPMKNKNGDIRTQVEKPGRSGFPVLFLSANIKDPDAALRYIDYVNSEEGRLLANFGIEGTHYTMENGVPQWIPDVKKQFDDNPDLKRDAGLNYLPGRFIGAFSSDVTWPTPEDQKTKWQKLEESFSAKMPIKIIDKVSASYLAREWPKYQDFISKTSSLNFDEEFKKAFFAASDEEALKMLHSVQEKFKAAGVDEMAAFVAQKAAERNDIGF
- a CDS encoding Gfo/Idh/MocA family protein, encoding MLNVAMLSKWHVHAADYARRLQNHGNVKLTAVWDEQPERGSEWAAQLGTDFEADLDTLLQREDIDGVVVDAPTSMHADIMVAAAEAGKHIFTEKAMALTVQECDLISAAVRKAGVKFCISFPARTRPHQLFAKQLIDDHVLGAITLLRIRNGHDGALNNWLPDYWYDEKQTGGGAMMDLGCHPMYIASWLLGKPKRITSMFHYFTNRAVEDNAQCSIEFVNNAVALVETSLVTYNTPSALEIYGTEGTLIISDDTVRVISKKLDLPFSGWVSPNQLPQEQPLPIIQWADALIHGNPMPFGLEDGKKLTELLEGAYVAHKENRTVEFK
- a CDS encoding Gfo/Idh/MocA family protein; this translates as MRTVKVGIIGCGMIAGGKHMPCLSKLDNVQMVAFCDLKPERAEEAAQKYGTPSAKVFTNYKDLLAIEDIEVVHVLTPNSSHATISIDALESGKHVMCEKPMAVTGVEAKAMYEAHLRTGKKLTVGYQNRSNAKSQLLKKMIADGELGDIYLAKAVATRRRGVPTWGVFLDKEKQGGGPMIDIGTHSLDLILWLMDNYEPESVVGSVFHKLKYTENAANEWGAWDPNEFEVEDSAFGYVKFKNGATVIIETSWALNIAEGGGNLLCGTKGGADFIKNELRINGERNGSLFLNHIDVNPNARELFRGEEMTDFEYEAKQWIHSIVNDTEPLVKPREAMIVSQILEAVYISADTGKTVYFDKE
- a CDS encoding YheC/YheD family protein, whose protein sequence is MKKVKYKMGKLGKYDFMRKYKMIRIFLPDTRKATLSNIKIMLGLYGSVYLKPDEGTGGHGIYRITRGKNSLILRTGSNSRIFSSLNDLYIPIQSILVRDKYIVQEGIELLKHNNRPFDIRVMVQKNRKGTLDVTGIIGRQAKRNKVVTNFHSGGTPLPIDTLLKSHLSGESRRTFIQKIEKLGKDASTVLGGNYRSKRAFGVDIAIDNKMNLWVLEINTRPDMTIFNTLKNKTMYNRILRYSKNKG